From a region of the Podospora pseudopauciseta strain CBS 411.78 chromosome 7 map unlocalized CBS411.78m_7, whole genome shotgun sequence genome:
- a CDS encoding uncharacterized protein (EggNog:ENOG503NUUY; COG:I; COG:Q), which produces MAGLSPELQDKLEELERELEEGDITQKGYQKRRTQLFSQYGIGDLLQQEPRAGGLRIHSPDDDNNYYPPPPRVSDDGHRAASLAALNANSYHSPASISPEHRVSPTDNQPQISPYLNQVQSPYLMNQDAHPGSYLGSDDPIADSRPSMRQHDSLFLSAAPMNDASTRSGTMVSGDYAFNPEQHGVYRDGPPQQAYDGRSRTLLESQAYFSDFAGQQQAYDQQARGEYGGPQRYSSSDAFSPTVAVAPPMLTASDLPPPDVLNHLLPLEPRDVPFAIHDAHDEHTPMSNFENIAAVLRHRGRTIAKAPAYWVLDSKGKETVSITWDKLASRAEKVAQVIRDKSSLYRGDRVALIYRDTEIIDFAIALLGCFIAGVVAVPINDLQDYQKLNMILTQTQAHLALTTDNNLKTFQRDITAQKLTWPKGVEWWKTNEFGSYHPKKKEDAPPLTVPDLAYIEFSRAPTGDVRGVVLSHRTIMHQLACLSAIISTVPRSGPADTFNKNLRDKNGRLIGGGASSEIMLSYLDPRQGIGMIFGVLLAVYGGHTTVWLENKAIEVPGLYAHLITKYKPTVLVADYPGLKRAAYNYQTDPMATRNYKKGMDPNFQTVKSCFIDTLTVDSEFNELLADRWFRPLRNTRPNEVVAPMLCLPEHGGMVISVRDWLGGEERMGCPLKLDIGSSEDSEDEKEKEEKPAVPTGFSTLLGQGTTTATQQHTKTELSEVLLDREALKVNEVVVIAMGDEARKRAANEPGTIRVGAFGYPIPDATLAVVDPETSLLAPPNTVGEIWVDSPSLSGGFWALPKHTETIFHARPFKFNPGEATPTMVEPEFLRTGLLGTVIEGKVFVLGLYEDRIRQRVEWVEHGGNEAVENRYYFVQHLVVSIIKNVPKIFDCSAFDVFVNEEHLPVVVLESAAASTAPATNGGPPRQLDTALLDALAERCMDVLMQEHNLRLYCVMITAPNSLPRVLKNGRREIGNMLCRREFDLGNLPCVHVKFAVEHAVLNLPVGVDPVGGIWSAMASDTRSRLLASAEKQYSGIDHREVVMDDRTSTPLNNFTSITDLIQWRVARQGEELAICTIDGRGKEGKGITWKKFDVKVAAVAVYLRNKVKLKSGDHVVLMYTHSEEFVFAVHACINLGVIVIPIAPMDQNRLSEDVPAFLHLLADYSVRAVLVNQEVDHLLKTKTVAQHIKQSAQILKIMVPNIFNTTKPPKQNSGLRDLGITMDPAWVQPGYPVVIWTYWTPDQRRIAVQLGHDTILGMCKVQKETCQMTSSRPVLGCVRSTTGLGFLHTCLMGIYIGTPTYLLSPVEFAQNPASLFLILSRYKIKDTYATPQMLDYAMRTVPGKGFTLHELKNMMISAEARPRVDVFQKVRMHFATAGLDRTAINTVYSHVLNPMIASRSYMCIEPIELWLDRKALRQGLIQVTDPERDPKALLVQDSGMVPVSTQIAIVNPETCMLCSEGEFGEIWVDSEACAKAFYRSKDAFDVQRFDGRTVEDPSIQYVRTGDLGFLHSVRRPIGPGGALVDMQVVFVLGNIGETIEINGLSHFPMDIEFSVERCHHSIVPGGCTVFQAGGLVVVVAEVARKAYLASIVPVIVNAVLNEHQIVTDIVAFVNKGDFPRSRLGEKQRGRILAGWVSRKMRTMAQFAIKDMDRESLGPASDHPDSPTIDAHRASVGSFRSSSGAIQPGSSSLRNVEPAPQILEQRELELQQQYQQVQLSNPFPVEMPADESVPEIMDRDRDQTPTKTRQPRPPFQDHGFELPDFDQFGSEGPSRDRTPAPAGSEHYQGTVSMLSQTGPPQLRLPGVDGRESLDDWNLRPGSGGLQGNGNGQQDNDGDWTRDMSGTLRSPTGR; this is translated from the exons ATGGCTGGACTCAGTCCCGAACTGCAAGACAAACTGGAAGAGCTCGAGAGGGAGCTGGAA GAGGGCGACATCACGCAAAAAGG GTACCAAAAACGACGCACCCAACTCTTCTCGCAATATGGAATTGGCGACCTGTTGCAACAAGAGCCACGAGCGGGCGGGCTTCGGATTCATTCacccgacgacgacaacaactactacccaccaccgcctcgtGTCAGCGACGATGGGCATCGGGCCGCCTCTCTGGCGGCTCTGAATGCCAACTCGTATCACTCGCCAGCGTCCATATCCCCTGAGCATCGCGTGTCACCAACAGACAACCAGCCTCAGATTTCCCCTTATTTGAACCAGGTTCAGTCTCCGTATCTGATGAACCAAGATGCCCATCCAGGGTCGTACTTGGGCTCTGATGATCCAATAGCCGACAGCCGTCCAAGTATGCGCCAGCACGACTCTCTGTTTCTATCAGCCGCTCCCATGAACGACGCCTCCACTCGTTCGGGGACCATGGTCTCGGGCGATTACGCTTTCAACCCTGAACAGCATGGCGTCTACAGAGATGGGCCACCACAGCAAGCGTACGATGGCAGATCTAGGACACTCTTAGAATCTCAAGCCTACTTTTCCGACTTTGCTGGCCAACAACAAGCATACGATCAGCAGGCGCGAGGAGAATATGGCGGTCCACAACGATACTCATCTAGCGATGCTTTTTCTCCAACAGTAGCTGTTGCGCCTCCAATGCTAACAGCAAGCGATCTGCCTCCACCAGATGTGTTGAACCATTTGTTACCCCTCGAGCCACGTGATGTTCCGTTTGCCATCCACGACGCACATGATGAGCACACGCCAATGTCCAATTTTGAAAACATTGCCGCTGTGCTAAGGCACCGAGGCCGCACAATAGCCAAGGCCCCGGCCTACTGGGTGTTGGACAGCAAGGGAAAAGAGACGGTTTCCATCACGTGGGACAAGCTGGCGTCGAGGGCCGAAAAGGTGGCACAAGTCATCCGTGACAAGAGCTCGCTATATAGGGGCGATCGTGTCGCGCTTATATACCGAGACACGGAAATCATTGACTTTGCCATTGCTCTGCTTGGCTGCTTCATTGCAGGCGTCGTCGCTGTACCCATCAATGACTTGCAAGACTATCAGAAACTGAACATGATTCTTACTCAGACGCAAGCTCATCTGGCTCTGACTACAGACAACAATTTAAAGACGTTTCAGCGCGATATCACCGCTCAGAAACTTACTTGGCCAAAGGGGGTCGAGTGGTGGAAGACCAATGAGTTCGGCAGCTATCacccaaagaagaaggaagacgCGCCCCCGTTGACGGTCCCTGATCTGGCCTACATCGAGTTCTCCAGGGCCCCGACAGGTGATGTCAGAGGCGTGGTTCTGAGCCACAGGACCATCATGCACCAGCTGGCTTGCCTTAgtgccatcatctccactGTTCCCAGGAGCGGACCGGCAGACACCTTCAACAAGAACCTACGGGACAAGAATGGCCGGTTAATAGGTGGTGGGGCAAGCAGCGAGATTATGCTTTCCTATCTGGACCCCCGGCAAGGTATCGGCATGATTTTTGGCGTGTTACTGGCCGTATATGGCGGACACACCACTGTATGGCTGGAAAACAAAGCCATAGAGGTCCCTGGACTGTACGCCCATCTGATCACCAAGTACAAGCCAACGGTCCTGGTCGCGGACTACCCGGGGTTGAAAAGGGCCGCCTACAACTATCAGACGGACCCCATGGCTACACGAAACTACAAGAAGGGCATGGATCCCAACTTTCAAACCGTCAAGTCATGCTTCATCGACACGTTGACAGTAGATAGCGAGTTCAACGAGCTTCTTGCCGATCGTTGGTTTCGCCCGCTGCGCAATACTCGACCAAACGAGGTCGTGGCACCCATGCTTTGTCTCCCAGAGCACGGCGGCATGGTGATCAGTGTCCGTGACTGGCTAGGCGGTGAAGAAAGGATGGGCTGCCCTCTGAAGCTTGACATTGGGTCGAGCGAAGACTCGGAAGATgaaaaagagaaggaagaaaagccAGCAGTTCCCACGGGGTTCTCCACTCTACTCGGACAAGGGACAACGACGGCCACACAGCAGCACACCAAGACCGAGCTCAGTGAGGTCCTCCTTGACAGGGAGGCCTTGAAGGTTAatgaggtggtggttatcGCCATGGGAGACGAAGCCAGAAAGCGAGCTGCCAATGAGCCAGGTACTATCCGTGTTGGGGCATTTGGCTATCCCATTCCTGACGCCACCCTCGCTGTGGTGGATCCAGAAACATCCCTTTTGGCACCTCCCAACACGGTGGGAGAAATCTGGGTTGACTCGCCATCGTTGTCGGGTGGCTTCTGGGCACTCCCGAAGCATACCGAAACCATCTTCCATGCTCGGCCCTTCAAGTTCAACCCCGGCGAAGCCACGCCGACCATGGTGGAGCCCGAGTTTCTTAGAACCGGCTTGCTGGGAACCGTCATTGAAGGTAAGGTCTTTGTCCTCGGCTTGTACGAAGATCGGATCAGACAAAGGGTTGAATGGGTCGAGCACGGTGGAAACGAGGCTGTTGAGAATCGCTACTACTTTGTGCAGCACCTCGTGGTGAGCATCATCAAGAACGTGCCCAAAATCTTTGATTGTTCTGCTTTTGACGTCTTTGTCAATGAGGAACACCTGCCGGTCGTGGTCCTCGAGTCGGCAGCGGCATCCACTGCGCCGGCCACCAATGGAGGACCGCCTCGGCAGCTGGACACAGCACTGCTTGATGCACTCGCTGAAAGATGCATGGACGTTCTGATGCAGGAACACAACCTCCGGTTGTACTGTGTGATGATCACAGCCCCCAACTCTCTGCCAAGAGTGCTCAAGAACGGACGCCGTGAAATCGGCAACATGCTTTGTCGGAGAGAGTTTGACCTGGGAAACCTGCCCTGCGTTCATGTCAAGTTTGCAGTGGAGCATGCCGTGCTCAACCTGCCCGTGGGAGTTGACCCGGTTGGTGGCATCTGGTCCGCCATGGCGTCTGACACTCGGTCCCGGCTTCTCGCGTCAGCGGAAAAGCAGTACTCGGGCATCGATCATcgagaggtggtgatggatgacAGGACCTCTACTCCGCTCAACAACTTTACCAGCATCACTGATTTGATTCAGTGGCGAGTTGCTAGACAGGGTGAGGAGCTCGCCATCTGCACCATTGATGGGCGAGGCAAAGAAGGCAAGGGCATTACCTGGAAGAAGTTTGATGTCAAGGTTGCTGCCGTGGCTGTCTACCTCCGCAACAAGGTCAAGCTCAAGTCTGGCGACCACGTTGTGCTCATGTACACACACTCGGAAGAGTTTGTCTTTGCTGTGCACGCCTGCATCAACCTCGGCGTGATTGTCATCCCCATAGCACCGATGGACCAGAATCGCCTCTCGGAAGATGTGCCTGCGTTTCTGCATTTGCTGGCAGACTACTCGGTTAGAGCTGTGTTGGTGAATCAAGAGGTCGACCACCTTCTCAAAACCAAGACAGTTGCTCAGCACATCAAGCAGTCGGCCCAGATTCTCAAGATTATGGTGcccaacatcttcaacacAACCAAGCCGCCTAAGCAGAACAGCGGCCTGAGAGACCTGGGAATTACGATGGATCCGGCGTGGGTTCAGCCTGGTTATCCGGTGGTTATATGGACGTACTGGACGCCTGACCAGCGCCGTATTGCGGTTCAGCTGGGCCACGATACCATCCTGGGCATGTGTAAAGTGCAGAAGGAAACCTGCCAGATGACTAGCTCCCGGCCAGTTCTTGGCTGTGTCAGGAGTACCACCGGGCTTGGGTTCCTCCACACGTGTCTCATGGGCATTTACATCGGCACGCCCACGTACCTGCTTTCCCCGGTCGAGTTTGCCCAGAATCCTGCTTCTTTGTTCTTGATTTTGTCAAGGTACAAGATCAAGGATACTTACGCCACTCCTCAGATGCTTGACTACGCCATGAGAACCGTGCCGGGTAAGGGGTTCACGTTGCATGAGCTCAAAAACATGATGATATCGGCCGAGGCCAGGCCCCGCGTCGATGTATTCCAGAAGGTACGGATGCATTTTGCCACGGCCGGCCTTGACCGTACTGCCATCAACACGGTGTATTCTCATGTTCTCAACCCGATGATCGCCTCACGGTCGTACATGTGCATTGAGCCCATCGAGCTCTGGCTGGACCGCAAGGCTCTGCGTCAGGGTCTCATTCAAGTCACAGACCCCGAGCGGGATCCCAAGGCTTTGCTTGTTCAAGACTCGGGAATGGTGCCGGTCTCGACACAGATTGCCATTGTCAACCCCGAGACATGTATGCTGTGCAGTGAGGGAGAGTTTGGTGAGATCTGGGTCGATTCGGAAGCCTGCGCCAAGGCGTTCTATAGGTCCAAGGACGCGTTCGACGTGCAGCGGTTTGACGGGCGGACGGTGGAGGACCCGAGTATCCAGTATGTTCGCACTGGAGACCTGGGTTTCCTGCACAGTGTAAGGAGGCCTATTGGGCCAGGCGGCGCGCTGGTGGACATGCAGGTTGTCTTTGTCCTCGGCAACATTGGGGAGACGATTGAGATCAATGGGTTGAGCCATTTCCCAATGGACATTGAGTTCTCGGTTGAACGATGCCATCACAGCATTGTACCGGGTGGATG TACTGTTTTCCAAGCCGGTGgtcttgttgtggttgttgccgAGGTGGCCCGCAAGGCATACCTTGCTTCCATTGTTCCTGTCATTGTGAATGCGGTCCTCAACGAACATCAGATCGTGACTGATATCGTTGCGTTTGTCAACAAGGGAGATTTCCCCCGAAGTCGTTTGGGAGAGAAGCAGCGTGGAAGGATCCTGGCTGGGTGGGTCAGCAGGAAGATGCGGACCATGGCCCAGTTCGCTATCAAGGACATGGACAGAGAGTCACTCGGACCAGCAAGCGACCACCCAGACTCCCCAACGATAGATGCTCACCGTGCGAGCGTGGGAAGTTTCCGCTCGTCGAGCGGGGCGATCCAACCGGGGAGCAGCTCGTTGAGGAACGTGGAACCGGCGCCGCAGATTCTGGAGCAGCGTGAGTTGGAACTGCAGCAGCAGTATCAACAGGTGCAGTTGTCGAACCCGTTCCCGGTGGAGATGCCGGCGGATGAGAGTGTGCCTGAGATCATGGACAGAGACCGTGATCAGACGCCGACAAAGACCAGGCAGCCGAGACCACCGTTTCAGGATCACGGGTTTGAGCTGCCTGACTTTGATCAGTTTGGGTCTGAGGGGCCTTCGAGAGATCGGACGCCGGCGCCTGCTGGATCCGAACACTATCAGGGAACTGTGAGTATGCTTTCCCAGACTGGGCCGCCACAGCTGAGGTTgcctggtgttgatgggagggagtCGTTGGATGATTGGAATTTGAGGCCTGGTAGTGGCGGGTTGCAGGGGAATGGTAATGGGCAGCAGGACAATGATGGAGATTGGACTAGGGATATGTCGGGAACGTTGCGATCACCTACTGGGAGGTGA